The Flavobacterium sp. K5-23 genome segment TCAAGTCATGGAAGAAATCGAACAGCTATATCACAATGATTTTGGAATTGCATTCTACTGGAAAAAAGAAAGCGAAACCATTATAGATAAAATACAACTGGTCTTTAGGGAAACGGGATTCTACTTTACCGTTTCAGAGCTAACTACTTTTGGCTCTTTAATTGACGACAGCCTGATAAAGAATAATTGCTGTGATGTTTGTGCATTGAAAAATAACTGCGCCAAATTTTTACTAAAAACACCCTGTTCCCAAATTGATCTGGCGGTTTCTGTCAGCGAATTAAAATCGATAAAGGATTTAGTGGAAGGAACACTTTTTAAAGTAAATTTGGGCGAATACCTATACGGTGCTGGACTAAACTAGCGTTCAAACTTTTTAATTTCGAAAGTCTCCCCATCAAAAACGCCATAGGTAAAATAGCCAATCCAGTCTCCTAGATTAACGTACTCAGAATTTTCACCTACAGATAATTTCATAGGCAGATGACGGTGTCCAAAAACAAAATAATTGTAATGTTTCGTTTCCAGTTTTCTTTTGGCATACAAAATTAACCATTCGTTATCTTCACCCAAGAAAGTAACATCTTCGTCTCCAGAAATCAGTTTGTTTTTCACCGAAAGGTATTGTGCTAAACGCACTCCAATATCTGGATGCATCCATCTAAAAAACCATTTTGAGATTGGGTTTGTAAAGACTTTTTTCATTCGTTTGTATCCCATATCGCCGGGACCTTTTCCGTCACCATGACCGATAAGAAAAGTTTTACCGTTAAAAGTAAATTCTTTATTGTCGTGGTAAACAGGAATATTAAGCTCTTTCTGGAAATAGTCTTCCATCCATAAATCGTGGTTTCCCACAAAAAAATAAATAGGAATTCCACTATCTCGAATTTCCGCCAATTTTCCTAAAACCCTCACGAATCCTTTAGGGACAACCGTTTTATATTCGAACCAAAAGTCGAACAAATCACCTAATAGAAAAATAGCTTCGGCATCTTTTTTTACTTCGTCTAGCCAAGCAACAAATTTTTGTTCTCTTGGGAAACTGAGTTCAGCCGTAGGCGCACCAAAATGCTGATCAGAAGCGAAATATATTTTTTTATTGTTGGATAATTGCATGAAACTATAGTAACTCGTTTATATTATCACTCGCGTACCATTCAGCAAAAGAAGATTCGGTTTCCTGAAGTTTTAAAGAAAAAAGTTTAATTCCTAAAGGCAAACGGCTTATTATTCTTTTTGAAAAATCAATAACCATATTCTCACTTGTAGGCTGATAATCTACTAAAATCACATGATGCCCACGTGTTTTTAATTCCATTGCCAACTCAACGTGAGGTGTTGTTTCATTAAAAACTGTTGCGTGATCAAACTGATCTACAATTTCTTCTTTTACAATTTTCTTTAAGTCGGAGAAATCGATAACCATTCCAAATTTAACGTTAGAACGATCCGTAATAGGAGAACCAATTACGGTTACTGACAATTTATAACTATGCCCGTGGACATTTTTACATTTTCCGTCATAACCATATAAGGCGTGACCGGTTTCGAAATTAAATTGTTTTGTAATTCTGATATTGCTCATCGAGGTATAATTTTGAATGCAAATTTAGTGAATTGAGACGACAAATAAGTCTCAAATGTTGGGTTTCCTATTCTCCACTGCCTAGCCCTGATGGAAGCGGCATCCCACGCTTTTCGGCGTGGATACAGCGGACAGCAGGAAAAAGCTCCTAAAATAAATTAGAGATACGTCCTAACTCTTATTTCTTGAACTGATTTAATGCGTTTTTAGTAAAGTCGGAAAGTACTAACTGACCCGAAACGGCGGCTCTTTCCAGTAAAAGAGTATCCCAATGAGAAGTTCCTTCCCAGATTACTCTTTTCATTTCGATCAAGGCTTCCGGATTATAAGAGGCTAACTTTGAAGTGAATTTTTCTAGCTCAATGTCCATTTCCTCTTGGTCTTTTAACACTCTTGCATACAATCCTTTTTCATTAGCCCAAGCAGCTGATTTCCATTCGTGCGCGGCTAAAGACATTTCGCTCATAGCCGTTTTCCCAATTTTACGAGAAACTGCGGGTTCAATAACAAACGGGCCAATCCCTATGGCAAGCTCCGAAAGTTTTATGGCGCTATCGACAGTCGCAAAAGCATAGTCACAAGCGGACGCAATGCCCACGCCACCGCCAACGGTTTTCCCGTGAATACGACCAATGATAATCTTAGAACAGCTGCGCATCGCATTAATTAAATGTGCAAATCCCGAGAAAAAAGCAGTTCCTTCCACTTGATTAGAAACAGCCAGAAGCTCATCAAAAGAAGCACCAGCACAAAAAGCTCCACTCCCAACACTTCGCAAAACAATTACGGAAACATCTTGGTCATTGTTTAGTTTTTGAAATTCAGCAGTTAACAAATCGAGTTGGCGACGGGGGAAAGAATTACTTGCCGGATGCCCGAATTCAACCGTTGCAATATTATTGTTTATCGTTGTTGTAAGTGTGCCATTTATATCTTGAACATTCATTTTAGTAGTTTTTATGTAAAGTTATAAATATTCAGATTAATCAATCCTTTTTTCGAAAAATTGAGAGGTGTTTTGTTTTAAATTTGTTTTTTGAGTACTATAATATATTATATTTGCGCCATAATTCTGGGGGATTAGCTCATTTGGCTAGAGCGCTTGCCTGGCAGGCAAGAGGTGATCGGTTCGAATCCGATATTCTCCACAATAAACAAAGGGGTTAAGACGTATTTTGTCTAACCCCTTTTTTTATGTGCAGAAAATTTGCAGAAAAAAGCAACCATTTAGTTCTTCCTATTGGCTAGATAATTAGGAATTATATTTTTTGCCAAGTAACATCGGCTTTAATTCCGATCTTTCAGAGTAAAATTCTTTTCGAAATTTATTTCTCCTCTTTTCATTTATTATTTTAAACAAATTGCATTTACTGCTAAATTTTGAAATTCATTTTAAACGTCTAATAAACTTAGCATACAACTCAAGAATTACAACTATTTCATGAAGCTTTTATATAATGACTTTCAAATTCACAACATCATAATGCCTTATTTCAATTTATCATTTTCATTTTACAATCAATATTATATATATATATTACAATCTTAACTATTACTGATTTTGTAAACATATTATTCTAACGATTCCCATTGCTTTAAATTATTGTTTAGCTTATAGATTCCTTTATCTTGTATGGAAATAAAGACAGAACCTGATTTATTTATTGTGATTTTATTAAGTTTAATTAAATCATATTTGGATAAGTTATAGTTGTAATTACTCCATATCAACCCCTTACTAGTGCTTCCGTACACACCCAAAAGTTCAGCTTGACTCGTAACAATAGTATAATAGTTTGAACCTTTAGCCACTACTTCTGAGGTTCCTGAAACGGGTAGGCCATTGTTTAGCGGCAAACAATCTATATTGGAAAGCCAATAGATTCCATCCCACCATCTATTCATTAACAAAACGTTATCGTCTGTGACATACATGTTTCCTGTTGTACTCCATCCTTGCCCAGCCTTTGTATAATCATTGGACACCCAGTCAACTCCCTTGTTATTACTCCTATGAATGGTGAATAAATAAGTCGAATAATAAACATTTCCAGTTTTATCAACAGCAATGCATTGGGACTGGTTATTTGTTTCAGTAGTTTTAATTCTTGACCAGTTTTCTCCATTAAATCTAAATAAAGCAAAAGCTGTTGCTGCATATATGTCATTCGAGACTCTATCAACGGCATAAGCTAAATAGGAAGAAGATTCATCAATTCTTTTTAAAGTCACCCAGTTTTTACCCCCATCAGTACTTTTGTAAATATTAGAATGGTCGCCAGCATACATAATATTATCAAATATCTCTAATTGAAATGCGTTCCTAAAAGTCATAGTAGAAACAAATTCCCAAGTTTTAGAATTGTCAGAACTTTTAAATAAATTATTCCCAGAATCTGTTAGATAAATATCTTCTGTATCATAATTAGACCAAATCTTACTATTCTTGTAATCTATTTTTGGAAAATAAACAATAACAGCATTTCCATATGATGTTCCTGCACTATTTGTAGCGTAAGCTCTAACAAAGTATCTCGAACCAGCTGTTAAATTATTAATAGTACTAGTAAATTTGCCAAGCCCAGTCCCTTCACTTGTGAAATTGTTAAATGTTGTCGGATCTGGGCTAGTGCTCCAACATAATCCACGAGATGTAACTTCAAAACCATTTCCATTAGTTACATTGCCTTCAATAATTGCTGAATTTGAAAAAATCCTAATAATATTTAATGTTTCAACAACTGGAATTGGCTCTTTAGCGAAATTAAGAAACTCTAAAACATATTTTTCAAAATCAGGAATTGAAACTGCAGATCCAATTTCATTATAACGATTCAATAAGTTAGTTCTTGTTTTTGAAAGGCTAATTTGGGCCGTAGATTTCACTAAGCTTTTAATAATCTCTTTATCATCTAATTTTCCATCTAATCTTATATCATTTGAAATATTAGCTAAGAGTTCCGTTAATTGACCTACACTTCTATTTCCTTGAAGTATGATTGAAATTGCTAATAACATAGCGTTTTCTTTATTATCAATAGATATATTAAGAGATTCCGAATCTTGCATCTGAGTATTTATAAAACCAAAAACAGATAATATCTCCACTTGTGCTTGGCTTTTTGACTCTTTGAAGCTCTTGCCCTGACTTATTAAATATTCAGTGCGTTTTTTTTCTAAATGAGTTAATACATTTACATTCACACTAGATTTATCCTTTAAATCTGATATCGCATATAGATTTAATTGTCCATCCGAAATACCACCGCTGACTTCATTGAAATAATAGCCATTAGCAGATATCTCTACATAGTCAGATGTAAGTGTTACATTTTTTAATTCAAAAGATCCTGAAATAGTTTCTATTTGAGAATTAAAAACCGTACCAGTTTGTTGATAAGAAGAATTCAGTGCAAATAACGAAATTGATGTTCCATTCACAAATGGTCCTTTCTGTACAAAACCTTTGATGTTTTTAACCACAGAATTAACAGAAGAATTATCGTCTGAACAACTTAACATCAAAAATCCCCCTAAAATAAATAAGCATAAAAATTTTTTCATAAAATGTGTGATTTATTTAAACCCTATCTAAACTAAATAAAACTACTTGGAACATGTTTTTCCGCATGAGTTAATTTATATTTTGGCTGTAATAGTTGCTGTAAATAGAGACTTTTTTTATCTATTCCACAATACCCACTTTTAGTGATATTTTAATTATTTCATAATTCCTTATAAATTAAATTCACTTCATAACCTTACTGTACATTAAAAATAATTTATTTTAAAAAAGGGTTGCCTTTTTAGGAAACAAAGAGCCTTTTAAGTGATAAATAAGATTTTCGAGTTACTTACTTAAAAACGAATATTAAGTCTAATAAACACAATCTTTATTATAGCTTTTAATGACTGTGAATACTTTAGAATAGCATTAACAAGATGAAATATTTGCATTTTAAACAATAACACACCCCTAACCCCTCTCAAGAGGGGAATTCGCCCCCGTTAATATTTAACCTTTAGTTGTTTATTAAGTAAATAAGTCGATAAGATTTAAACAACAAAAACCCCCGACGATGTCGGGGGTTTTTAAACTTAGTTAGCTTCTAATTAAAAGAAACCCATAGGTTTTTTGTCGTAAGAGATCAACATGTTTTTTACAACACGGTAATGATCTAAAGCCATTTTATGGTTTTCGCGACCAAATCCTGATTCTTTAACACCACCAAAAGGAGCGTGAGCAGGATAAGTATGGTATTGGTTTACCCAAACTCTACCAGCTTGAATAGCACGTGGAACTTGGAATAATTCGTGAGCGTCACGAGACCAAACACCTGCACCTAAACCGTAAGGAGTATCGTTTGCGATTGCAATAGCTTCTTCAGTAGAACTGAATGTTGTTAAGGCTACAACTGGTCCAAAAATTTCTTCTTGAAAAACACGCATATCGTTTGTTCCTTTCAATACTGTTGGTTGGATGTAATATCCTTCAGAAAGCTCACCTTCGTAGTTACCAGCGTCTCCACCAGCTAATACTAATGCACCTTCTTCTTTACCAATATTGATATAGTTAAGAATTTTTTCATATTGAGGCTTAGAAACTTGAGATCCAATCATTGTTTCTGGATCTAATGGATTACCCGTTTTGATAGCTCCCAAACGTTCTTGCATTCTTGCGATAAAATCCTCAGCTATATCTTCGTGTACTAAAATACGAGATGGAGCTGTACAAATTTCACCTTGGTTAAGTGCGAACATTAACGCTCCTTCAATAGCTTTGCTATAGAATTCATCGTCTTGATCTGCTACTGATGGGAAGAAAATATTTGGAGATTTCCCACCTAATTCCATAGTTACTGGAATAATGTTTTCGGCTGCATTGTGTAATACTTTACGTCCTGTTTCAGTAGAACCAGTAAATGAAAGTTTAGCAATACGCTTAGATGTAGCTAAAGCTGCACCAGCTTCTGCACCAAAACCAGTTACTATGTTCAATACACCTGGAGGTAAAATGTCACCTATAAGTTCCATTAAAGCGATAACACTAGTAGGAGTTTGTTCTGCTGGCTTAACAACTGCAGTACAACCTGCTGCTAAAGCTGGAGCTATTTTCCAAGCTAGCATTAACATTGGGAAGTTCCAAGGAATGATTTCACCAACTACTCCAATAGGTTCGTGCAATACGATACTTACTGTGTTTTTATCATGCTCCGAAATACTTCCTTCATCTGCACGGATAACACCTGCGAAATAACGGAAGTGATCAATACAGTAAGGAATATCTGCTGCACGAGACTCACGGATTGGTTTACCGTTGTCAATGGTTTCTAAAGTTGCTAGGTATTCGAAGTTGTCTTCCATTACTTGAGCAATTTTCAATAAAGCATTACTACGTTCTGTAGCTGAAGAAGTACTCCATGATGGGAACGCTTCGTGTGCTGCATCAAGTGCAAGATCAATATCTTCTTGTGTTGAACGAGCTGCTTGAGTAAATACTTTTCCGTCTACTGGAGATACATTGTCAAAATATTGTCCTTTTACGGGAGCTACGAATTTACCGCCAATAAAGTTCCCGTATCTTTCTTTGAATACAGGTTTTGTTACATTTGCCATAATTATTTATTTAATTTTAATTCTTAGTTAATGCTTGCGAAAACAAGCGTTGTGTAATTACAGTGCAAATGTACGCCAGCAACAAGCCTTCCTATTTATTGATTCGGCTCAATAACTTATGAAATCAGGTCAATGTGATTGTTTAGTCTAAAAATAAGCAAGTCAACATATTCAACTATTTGATTTTCATTGTTTTAATTAATTTGTTTTTTAATTCGAAATGAATACTGGACTAATTATAGCCGTTACTCAATCAATCATATTGAAGAGAGACTTAGTTTGGGTTACTCTTAGTTGATAAAACATAAAGACTCACCTATCAAACCAAAAAAATATTGCCAAAACCTATTTACTAAGAGAATAAAAAAACAAAAGATTCTAATTACAGAGAGATTAAAATATGTTGAATCGCGTTAAATAGATTTTACACAAAACACATTATAGAAATAGCCCTCGTATTATGGAAAGTATGCTTATCGCATCCATAGTACAAGGGCTACTTTATTTTACCAAAAACATCTCTGAATGTCACATATAAAATTTCAAAATATCTATTGGTTAAGAGATCAGTTTTTTTTGACTTTACAATTATAAGAAATTATGAATTCTTCAAATATCCATTTGGATTTATCACAAACTTCTTAGAAGAACCATCACTAAATGATTTGTAAGCATCTACACCTCCTTGAATTGGCACAACCGCAATATTCATTACAGATTGCACATCGATTCGATTCCAAAGAATTGCTTGCATCAAATCATAACTATAATTCATTACTGGAGCCATTCCAGTTGTCAAAGTCAAGGATTTAACCCATGCCTGCCCAAGAATTAGATCAAGCGTCCCATTTTTTGCACGCACTAGATCACTTCCTGGATCACTACCCACGTAAATTCCTGGGATTCCAATACTTCCTCCAGCTCGAGTAACATCCATAACATCATTTAAGGCTGTCTCAGGCATTTCTTTATTCGCGTTTTCACCATGTCCGTGGGCTTCATAACCTACTGCATCAACACCACAATCAACATGAGGAACACCTAGAATCGCTTCAATTTTATCTTTTAACGAACCTGATGTCGAAAGATCGATTGTTTCATAACCCGCTTTTTTAAGAACATCTAAACGTTCTTTATTTTGATCACCTACTATAACACAAGCTGCTCCTAGTAAACGAGCTGACATAGCCGCAGCTCGACCAACAGGTCCAGCGCCAGCAATATAAACAGTTGATCCTGGTTTTACCTTCGCTGAAACACAACCATGATAACCAGTCGGTAAGATATCTGAAAGAAATGCCAGATCGAGCATGCGCTCTAGCGCCTGATCTCTGTCTGGGAATTTTAATAAAGCAAAATCAGCATAGGGAACTAAACAGTATTGAGACTGTCCGCCTTGCCATCCACCTAAATCAAAACCATAGGCGCCAACTGGCGCTTGATCGTTTACGGTTTCACAAACTTCAGGATGCTGTGTCTTACAGCTTCTACAGCGTCCACAAGAAACGTTAAACGGGACAGATACAATATCGCCCACCGCTAAATGCAGCACATCACGACCAATTTCAATAATCTCTCCTGTAATCTCATGCCCGAGAACCGTTCCTGCAGGAACATCAAAACGCCCGCGGTAAATGTGCTGATCACTACCACAAATATTTGTAGCAATAACTTTTACAATAACTGCATGTTCAAGGATTTTTCCTTTAAATTCTCTTTTCGGAATAGGCATATCAACCATTTCTAGATCCCACGGACCTGCATACGTAATACTAAGATTTGTACTCATAACTTTAAAATTTAAATTTGTATAATTTTATTCTGTATAGGGTCAAATACCCTGAGGCTTGCCTCTTTCGAAAAAAATACTGATCCTTGGCCGCTAGCCTAAGTATCCAAATCCATAAGAGCCATAACGTTTCGTTGTTGCTGTCTAATATTGTTTGTTCAACAAGCATCAAAAAAACATTCGTTCAATCTTCCAAGTAAAGAATAGTGCAAAAATCCTTGTGTAATATGCAGGTATAGAACAAGGAGGTGAATAAGCGATTACCTGAAATCAACTACGTTTATTCTGATTCAATATTAATTCTTCGAGGTGTAGAGAATTATTTACTTTTGTTTGAATAATAGCCTTTTCGAAATAAAAACCAACATCTAAAAATCCAAATCATAGGCTGTCGAATTATTAAAAACTATCATAAAAACAGTTTCACAAATTAGAAACAAATCTCTAAATCAATATCTTATGTAGCTAATTTACAATGTATTATGTGTAAAAAAAAACAGTGTTAAATTATTCTTTAAACTGATATTTAACACCTCTATTTAGATTTATAAGAGGTATTAAGTCCTCTTTGCAAATAGTAACCATGACACTACTGTTGAAAGTTTAGATTTTGAATAATAAAAAACCTCAGGAGAGGTTTTTTGAATTTCATTTTTAACAAGCAGAATGAGACCGGTAAAAGCACCTAAATGTGGTAATTGCTAAACATAGATGGAGACCTCGTCCAGTGCTCAACGTTAGGTAATAGTCGAAAAACAAAAAAGAAAGTAGCTAAATTAACTGACTGCCGATAAACATATTCTTATCTCTAAAGTCAAAGTGAGATAGCATTAATCTTGGGTCGATAGTTAAAATAATTCATTAGAGTAGAGAACCTGTGATTACTCCTGCTCATAGGCGATTTCCATAATTTCAAAAATCCTATCTTCCTTCGCAAGCTTTAATATAGCCTTGTCACCAACTTTTTTGTTGATCAATAGTTTAGCAATCGGAGAAATAAATGAGATTTTCCCTTTCGAAATATCAGCTTCATCTACACCTACAATTTGATAGTTCTGAAGTTTTGTGTTATTGCCAATTTTTAAACTCACTAAGGCACCAAAGCGAATTTCATTTTTCGGTTGTGTTTTTAAATCTACTATTTTAGCAGTAGCTATTCGATTGTTTAACAATTGTAATTTTGCACTAATATGGTTTACTGCAATTCGCCTTTCATTTTCATTTGAATTTTCCAGGTTTTCTCTATCATTAATCAATTCTTGTTTTTCATTCAAAAGCTGATCCATACCAGATTGAGTAACATAATTTGTCACTCCTTCTGGCAAATCTGCTCTTGGCGGCACGATAGGAATTTCTTCCTGATCGTCCTCTTTTACAAATCCTCTACTCATGATTTACTTTATTTTAATAACAACTTTTCCTTTGGTTCGCCCATTTTTAACATAAAGCAAAGCACCAAGCGTGTCATTTAAAGGAAACACTTTGTCAATTTTTGTTTTGATTTTTCCTGATTCTACAAGTTTGGTAATTTCATTGAGTTGTTTTGCGTTAGCTCGCATAAATACCAAACTGTAATAAGCTGATTTTTGCTTAATCTGTTTTGTTATTTTTCGCCTTTTCCAAGCTAAAAATAACTGAGCAATTTTATTGAGCTTCATTCGGTTTGCAGTCTCTTTATCTACAGTACCAACAAGTGTTATCACTTTTCCACCATCTTTTATCACAGTGAAGGCCTCCTCAGTATATTGATTTCCAAGTGTATCCAAAACCATATCTACATCTTGAACAATCGCCGCATAATCAACCGTTTTATAGTCAATAACAACATCTGCTCCAAGCTCTTTTACCCATCCAATATTTTCTGTACTTGTGGTTGTGTACACGTAAGCACCAATAGATTTTGCATATTGAATGGCAAATGAACCCACGCCACCAGATCCTGCGTGAATCAAAACCTTATCACCAGCTTTAAGCTTACCTCGTTTCAAGGCTTGTATGGCTGTAAGTCCAACTAATGGTAAACTGGCAGCTTCCTCAAAAGTAATATTCTTAGGTTTTAGACTTATGATATTCTGATTTACAGCCACAAATTCTGTAAATGTCCCCTGCTTATTAACCTTTGAAAACACTTCATCTCCGATATTGAAATTAGTTACATTCTCACCTTTTTCCACAATAATTCCACTAACATCATATCCTAATGTTGCGGGCAATTGAAAAGTACTTACGCTTTTTAACTTTCCTTCAATTACTTTAATATCTAAAGGGTTCACGCCAGCAGCATAAATTTCAATTAGTACTTCATCTTTTTCAATGATAGGTTTTTCAATTTCAGAAGTTATTATGTTTTTTGAAATATCTCCGTAACCAACGAATTGAATTGCTTTCATATTCTGTTATTTTTTAATGTTTGTGCTTTCTTCTTTATTCAGTTTTAGAAATTTTAAACCAAGAGCCAAAAGAACAATTGAAATAGGAAGTATTACAATTTCCCATTTAAGGTTATCGATATTCACAAAGACTACCTCAAGAAATTTCACAAAAAGAATAATGACAATTACTTCGGCGAGCACATTTTTTAGATGACCAATATTTGGTGTTTTTATCCATTTTAGCACGTTTTTTTCGTCGTCATATTTTTTGTTTGAAATAAATAAGGTGTAAACACCATGTGCGAAAATGAAAAGTACCAAGGCTATTAAAAACGTATCTAAAGATTTTATAAGATAAGTAGTTGCTATATCTGCTGGATGTAGATGTGCCTTATCTTCTGGAATATAATTGAAGATGACCACTCTAAATGCATTCATGGTTTTTAAAGCACCTACTACAAAAAGTAGTAAAGAACCAAGTAGTGAGCCTATGATTGCTGTCCAGCTTACATAACGAAATAAAAAGAATATTTTTTTCATAATTATAAAGTTAATTAAAATCTTTTATTTAGACTATGATTAAAAGAATAAAACCCCGGAATTTCCGGGGTTTTTATTATAAACTTATGTTATAAAGTTTTAATTAAAAGAAACCCATAGGTTTTTTGTCGTAAGAGATCAACATGTTTTTTACAACACGGTAATGATCTAAAGCCATTTTATGGTTTTCACGACCAAATCCTGATTCTTTAACACCACCAAAAGGCGCGTGAGCAGGATAAGTATGGTATTGGTTTACCCAAACTCTACCAGCTTGAATAGCACGTGGAACTTGGAATAATTCGTGAGCGTCACGAGACCAAACACCTGCGCCTAAACCGTAAGGAGTATCGTTTGCGATTGCAATAGCTTCTTCAGTAGAACTGAATGTTGTTAAGGCTACAACTGGTCCAAAAATTTCTTCTTGAAAAACACGCATATCGTTTGTTCCTTTCAATACTGTTGGTTGGATGTAATATCCTTCAGAAAGCTCACCTTCGTAGTTACCAGCGTCTCCACCAGCTAATACTAATGCACCTTCTTCTTTACCAATATTGATATAGTTAAGAATTTTTTCATATTGAGGCTTAGAAACTTGAGATCCAATCATTGTTTCTGGATCTAATGGGTTACCCGTTTTGATAGCCCCCAAACGTTCTTGCATTCTTCCGATAAAATCGTCAGCAATATCTTCGTGAACTAAAATACGAGATGGAGCTGTACAAATTTCTCCTTGGTTAAGTGCGAACATTAACGCTCCTTCGATAGCTTTGCTATAGAAATCATCGTCTTGGTCTGCTACTGATGGGAAGAAAATGTTTGGAGATTTTCCACCTAATTCCATAGTTACTGGAATAATGTTTTCTGCTGCATTGTGTAATACTTTACGCCCTGTTTCTGTTGAACCAGTAAATGAAAGTTTTGCAATACGCTTAGATGTAGCTAAAGCTGCACCAGCTTCTGCACCAAAACCAGTTACTATGTTCAATACACCTGGAGGTAAAATGTCACCTATAAGTTCCATTAATGCGATTACACTTGTTGGGGTTTGTTCAGCCGGTTTAACGACCGCAGTACAACCTGCTGCTAAA includes the following:
- a CDS encoding aldehyde dehydrogenase family protein — encoded protein: MANVTKPVFKERYGNFIGGKFVAPVKGQYFDNVSPVDGKVFTQAARSTQEDVDLALDAAHEAFPSWSTSSATERSNALLKIAQVMEDNFEYLATLETIDNGKPIRESRAADIPYCIDHFRYFAGVIRADEGSISEHDKNTVSIVLHEPIGVVGEIIPWNFPMLMLAWKIAPALAAGCTAVVKPAEQTPTSVIALMELIGDILPPGVLNIVTGFGAEAGAALATSKRIAKLSFTGSTETGRKVLHNAAENIIPVTMELGGKSPNIFFPSVADQDDDFYSKAIEGALMFALNQGEICTAPSRILVHEDIADDFIGRMQERLGAIKTGNPLDPETMIGSQVSKPQYEKILNYINIGKEEGALVLAGGDAGNYEGELSEGYYIQPTVLKGTNDMRVFQEEIFGPVVALTTFSSTEEAIAIANDTPYGLGAGVWSRDAHELFQVPRAIQAGRVWVNQYHTYPAHAPFGGVKESGFGRENHKMALDHYRVVKNMLISYDKKPMGFF